The stretch of DNA GAGAAGGTCAAGATCGAGCGCGAGAACCAGACGCTCGCGACCATCACGTTCCAGAACTACTTCCGCAAGTACGACAAGCTCTCCGGGATGACCGGCACGGCCGAAACCGAGGCCGAGGAGTTCGCGAAGATCTACAAGCTCGACGTGATCGTCGTGCCGTCGCACCGGCCGCTCCGCCGCAAGGAGGAGCCCGACAGCGTCTACCGCACCGAGAAGGAGAAGTACGAGGCGATCCTCGCCGACATCGTCGACAGACAGCAGTCCGGCCGGCCGGCGCTCGTCGGCACCGTCTCGATCGAGAAGTCCGAGAAGCTGAGCAGCATGCTGAAGCGGCGCGGCGTCAAGCACGTCGTGCTCAACGCGAAATACCACGCGCAGGAGGCCGAGATCGTGGCGCAGGCCGGCCGCCGGAGCGCCGTGACGATCGCCACCAACATGGCCGGCCGCGGCACCGACATCCTGCTCGGCGGCAATCCCGAGTTCATGGCGAGGCAGCGCACGCTGGCCGACCAGTTGGCCGAGCGGCTGCCGAAAGGACAGGAGCGGTTCGTCGACGACGAGGAGTTCGTCTACTTCCATCACCTCGACAGCTTCTACCGGGTCTCGCGGGAGGCGTACGAGCGCCTCTACGCCGAGTCCAAGCAGCAGACCGACGCCGAGCACGAGGACGTGGTCGCGCTGGGCGGCCTGCACATCATCGGCACCGAGCGGCACGAAGCGCGCCGCATCGACAACCAGCTCCGCGGCCGCGCCGGACGCCAGGGCGATCCCGGATCGTCGCGCTTCTACCTGTCGCTCGAAGACGACCTCATGCGGATCTTCGGCTCGGACCGGATCGCCGGGCTGATGCAGCGCCTCGGGATGGAAGAGGGCGTGCCGATCGAGCACGGGATGGTCACGAAGGCGATCGAGCGGGCGCAGCGGCAGGTCGAGGCGCAGAACTTCGGTACGCGCAAGCACCTGCTCGAGTACGACGACGTGATGAACAAGCAGCGGGAGAACGTCTACACGCTGCGCCGGGAACTGCTCGTCGGCCAGATCAAGCTCGACGAGGAAGCCGACGTCCTCGACACGCGCGCGTACCTGATGACGCTCGCCGAAGAGCAGATTCAGCAGGTCGTCGAGACCTTCGCCGCGAAGGAACAGGAGCCGCAGGAGTGGGATCTCGGCGCCCTGGTGCGCGGCGTGAGCGAGCTGCTGGGGATCGAGCCCGATGAGATCGAGGCGCTCGGCCTCGAGAAGCAGACGCCCGAGGAGATGGTCGACGCGATTTACGACCTGGCGGTTCGCAACTACGAGGCGAAAGAGCACCTCCTGCCGGATCCGGCGCTCCTGCGTCGCGTCGAGCGGGACATCATGCTGCAGATCGTCGACGCGCAGTGGAAGGACCACCTCTACAGCCTCGATCACCTCAAGGAAGGGATCGGCCTGCGCGGCTACGGCCAGCGCGACCCGCTCGTCGAGTACAAGCGAGAGAGCTTCGAGCTGTTCCAGGCGATGAAGGAACGGATCGACGAGGAGATGGTCCGGTACTTGTGGCGGCTTCGCCCCGTCATCGAAGGCCCGGCCGATGCCGCGGGCGCGCCCTTGCTGGCGCCGCCGACGCGCCCGGCCCCCAAGCGCCCGGCTCCGGTGACGCTGAGCGGCGCGGGCGCAGCCGCGCCGGCGTCAGCCTTTCCCCCCGCCGCCGCACGCGCCCAGCCGCCGCCGCGTCCGGCCCGCACCGGCGGCGACGATGCGCCGGTC from Acidobacteriota bacterium encodes:
- a CDS encoding SEC-C domain-containing protein, giving the protein EKVKIERENQTLATITFQNYFRKYDKLSGMTGTAETEAEEFAKIYKLDVIVVPSHRPLRRKEEPDSVYRTEKEKYEAILADIVDRQQSGRPALVGTVSIEKSEKLSSMLKRRGVKHVVLNAKYHAQEAEIVAQAGRRSAVTIATNMAGRGTDILLGGNPEFMARQRTLADQLAERLPKGQERFVDDEEFVYFHHLDSFYRVSREAYERLYAESKQQTDAEHEDVVALGGLHIIGTERHEARRIDNQLRGRAGRQGDPGSSRFYLSLEDDLMRIFGSDRIAGLMQRLGMEEGVPIEHGMVTKAIERAQRQVEAQNFGTRKHLLEYDDVMNKQRENVYTLRRELLVGQIKLDEEADVLDTRAYLMTLAEEQIQQVVETFAAKEQEPQEWDLGALVRGVSELLGIEPDEIEALGLEKQTPEEMVDAIYDLAVRNYEAKEHLLPDPALLRRVERDIMLQIVDAQWKDHLYSLDHLKEGIGLRGYGQRDPLVEYKRESFELFQAMKERIDEEMVRYLWRLRPVIEGPADAAGAPLLAPPTRPAPKRPAPVTLSGAGAAAPASAFPPAAARAQPPPRPARTGGDDAPVATVRRDEPKIGRNDPCYCGSGKKYKKCHGA